GTGATACCTTTGGAGAGAAAGGAAGTGCCGCTCTTTGTGGCCCTTGACCTGATTGAAGATCCAAGAAATTTCGGCGCCATGCTGCGGTCGGCCGATGCGTCAGGAGTCCACGGAGTTGTTATCCAGTCTCACAGATCAGCGACTCTTGGGCCGGAGGTGTCCAAGTCCTCTGCAGGTGCAGTAGAGTATGTTCCCGTTGCGGTGGTGCCAAACATAAAACATGCGATAAGGAGAATGAAGGAGGAGGGGATAACAGTTGTTGGCGCTGAGGCGGATGCTCATACGCTGCTCTGGGATGCAGACCTTACGGTCCCCCTCTGCATCGTGATCGGTTCTGAGAGTCAGGGGATGAGAAGGACAGTGAGGGAGCATTGTGATGTCGTTGCGGGTCTGCCGATGAAAGGCAGGATCAATTCTCTGAACGCCTCGGTGGCCGCAGGGATTATTCTCTTCGAGATCCTGAGGCAAAGATTCACTAAAAAATTAACTTGATTTAGTGCGAATGAGTATTTTTTAGATAATGGAAGTTTTCCTTGAAAATTGAGGATTGACCTATATATAATAAATATCTTAGATTAATCTCTTGATTAGGAGTTTAGGTGAGGTGGAGTGTTGTCTTTTAACGCCACCGTAGCTCAGCTGGCAGAGCAGCTGATTTGTAATCAGCGGGTCGGGGGTTCGATTCCCTTCGGTGGCTCCATATGAAGGCAGAGATCGGGACAGGAATTTTGGTTTTGACAGG
The Thermodesulfovibrionales bacterium genome window above contains:
- the rlmB gene encoding 23S rRNA (guanosine(2251)-2'-O)-methyltransferase RlmB; protein product: MRPKFANKKIGVDSPRTEEWIYGLNPVLEAMIGGRGVKAVYLSPGRHEKIVQIKREAEVLGIPVESADSSFFDSRFPKGHQGVAARVLQRGYVDIEDLLVIPLERKEVPLFVALDLIEDPRNFGAMLRSADASGVHGVVIQSHRSATLGPEVSKSSAGAVEYVPVAVVPNIKHAIRRMKEEGITVVGAEADAHTLLWDADLTVPLCIVIGSESQGMRRTVREHCDVVAGLPMKGRINSLNASVAAGIILFEILRQRFTKKLT